The Sedimentisphaera salicampi genome includes a region encoding these proteins:
- a CDS encoding NADP-dependent isocitrate dehydrogenase has product MNRITWTKSDEAPSLASYSLLPVVEAYCRAAGIEIEVRDISLAGRIIANFPDNLTSEQKQTDDLAYLGELVKQPEANVIKLPNISASIPQLENAIKELQEKGYNIPSYPHQIKTDKDRKLVERFAAVLGSAVNPVLREGNSDRRPAKAVKQFARKHPHGMVKAWPEQGSKADVAYMQEGDFYGSEQSVTLDKPCNAKIEFIGKDGSGKTLKDSLPLLEGEVADSAVMSADALENFYSEKMEFAKKEGLLLSLHLKATMMKVSDPIMFGHCVKVFLKDVIDKHSETFDSLSVNLNYGLENLFSKLEGLEPAEKQEIESDIRKAYENNPSLAMVDSRKGITNLHVPNNIIIDASMPNVVRDGGKMWNKDDQLQDTLALIPDRSYACIYQQIIEDCKENGQFNPAEMGSVSNVGLMAKKAEEYGSHDKTFEAEADGKIQVLSDAGEVLMSQSVSRGDIFRMCQAKDAPIKSWVELAVTRAREEGVPAVFWLDEERAHDREIIAKVKKYLPEFDTSGLTIEIMEPREAMKYSLKRVRRGEDTISVTGNVLRDYLTDLFPILELGTSARMLSIVPLMNGGGLYETGAGGSAPKHVAQFLRENHLRWDSLGEYCALVPSLEKIAGRTGNKKAAILADALNKAISDYLENGKTPSRKAGEPDNRASTYFLAMYWAKHLSKQKEDSQMQERFAEVFSRLCENEPQIIQDLTKVQGSSSDIGGYYKPEDKLAEKAMRPSEILNEIIEGV; this is encoded by the coding sequence ATGAACAGGATAACCTGGACAAAATCAGATGAAGCCCCGTCGCTGGCATCGTATTCTCTATTGCCGGTGGTGGAGGCGTATTGCCGTGCCGCGGGAATTGAGATAGAGGTTCGTGATATCTCGCTTGCCGGCAGGATAATTGCAAATTTTCCCGACAACCTCACCAGTGAGCAGAAGCAGACGGATGATTTGGCCTACCTCGGCGAGCTGGTTAAGCAGCCTGAGGCGAATGTAATTAAGCTGCCGAATATAAGCGCATCAATCCCTCAGCTTGAAAACGCTATAAAGGAGCTTCAGGAAAAAGGATATAACATCCCAAGCTACCCGCACCAGATCAAAACCGATAAGGACAGAAAGCTCGTTGAGAGATTTGCAGCCGTTTTGGGGTCTGCGGTTAATCCGGTACTGCGTGAGGGCAATTCGGACAGAAGGCCGGCAAAGGCAGTCAAGCAGTTTGCCAGAAAGCACCCCCACGGGATGGTTAAGGCTTGGCCTGAGCAAGGCAGCAAGGCTGATGTGGCATATATGCAGGAAGGGGATTTCTACGGCTCCGAGCAGTCTGTTACGCTGGATAAACCCTGCAACGCTAAGATTGAATTTATCGGCAAAGACGGCTCAGGCAAAACCCTCAAAGACAGTCTGCCCCTGCTGGAAGGTGAAGTAGCGGATTCTGCTGTAATGAGCGCAGACGCGCTGGAAAATTTCTACAGCGAAAAGATGGAATTTGCGAAGAAAGAGGGGCTTTTGCTGTCTCTCCATTTGAAGGCCACGATGATGAAGGTCTCTGATCCGATTATGTTCGGCCATTGCGTGAAGGTTTTCCTTAAAGATGTTATCGATAAACACAGTGAAACGTTTGATTCGCTCAGTGTTAATCTCAATTACGGCCTTGAGAATCTGTTCAGCAAACTGGAAGGCTTGGAGCCTGCCGAAAAGCAGGAAATCGAGAGCGATATCCGCAAAGCCTATGAAAACAACCCATCCCTTGCGATGGTTGATTCGAGAAAAGGCATTACGAACCTCCACGTTCCCAACAATATCATTATTGATGCCTCAATGCCCAATGTCGTACGCGACGGCGGGAAGATGTGGAATAAGGACGACCAGCTTCAGGATACTCTCGCCCTCATTCCAGACCGCAGCTATGCATGCATATATCAGCAGATAATCGAAGACTGCAAAGAGAACGGCCAGTTCAACCCCGCCGAGATGGGCAGCGTTTCAAACGTTGGCCTTATGGCGAAGAAGGCAGAGGAATACGGCTCGCACGATAAAACTTTCGAAGCCGAGGCAGACGGCAAGATTCAGGTTCTCAGCGACGCCGGCGAAGTGCTGATGTCTCAGAGCGTTAGCAGGGGGGATATCTTCCGGATGTGTCAGGCTAAAGATGCCCCGATTAAGAGCTGGGTGGAGCTTGCAGTAACCCGTGCCCGCGAGGAAGGCGTGCCCGCTGTTTTCTGGCTTGATGAAGAAAGAGCCCACGACAGAGAGATTATTGCAAAGGTGAAGAAGTATCTGCCCGAATTCGATACATCAGGGCTCACTATAGAGATTATGGAGCCCAGAGAGGCTATGAAATATTCTCTCAAGCGCGTCCGCAGAGGCGAGGATACAATCTCCGTTACGGGAAATGTATTGCGTGATTACCTCACTGATCTCTTCCCGATCCTTGAGCTTGGCACCAGCGCAAGGATGCTCTCGATTGTGCCCCTGATGAACGGCGGCGGACTCTATGAAACCGGCGCAGGCGGCTCCGCACCCAAACACGTTGCCCAGTTCCTCAGGGAAAATCATCTCCGCTGGGATTCGCTCGGCGAATACTGCGCTTTAGTGCCGTCGCTTGAGAAGATCGCCGGAAGAACAGGCAATAAAAAGGCCGCAATACTTGCAGATGCTCTCAATAAGGCCATAAGCGACTATCTCGAAAACGGCAAAACCCCTTCACGTAAAGCGGGAGAGCCGGACAACAGAGCGAGCACTTATTTCCTTGCTATGTATTGGGCGAAGCATCTCTCTAAGCAGAAAGAAGATTCGCAGATGCAGGAGCGTTTTGCAGAAGTTTTCAGCAGGCTCTGTGAGAATGAACCGCAAATAATTCAGGACCTTACAAAAGTGCAGGGCAGCTCTTCCGATATAGGCGGATACTATAAGCCCGAAGATAAACTCGCCGAAAAGGCTATGCGGCCCAGCGAAATACTTAATGAGATAATCGAAGGCGTGTAG
- the lpxK gene encoding tetraacyldisaccharide 4'-kinase, protein MIDKWRKIVSGEDRSHAGLLMLCVLGVLSCFYRFAVWLRNLLYDKGLLKISKANHPVISVGNITAGGTGKTPLTIELCRLLVGKGYKPAVLTRGYASDSGFADEPEEIKLACPSAKVYVNPDRAKAAREAETQSGCDIFILDDGFQHRRLARDLDIAAVDAGCPFGYSRLLPAGMLREPIKNISRADCIAVTKCETAGEKEIENIRSRIRSYNSFAPIINLRQRLVCFSSMEGQKSKLKSLKDKRAFVFCGLASPESFLENISRSGIKITGKKIFKDHHIYTPEDLEFILSASANSDIIVMTRKDFMKVSRIADSPGWEEFRQKAGYFDLSLEFIDGFGRLEDLLNELSR, encoded by the coding sequence GTGATAGATAAATGGCGAAAAATTGTTAGCGGAGAGGACAGAAGCCATGCAGGGCTGCTTATGCTTTGCGTGCTTGGTGTTCTCTCTTGTTTTTATCGTTTCGCTGTGTGGCTGAGAAATCTGCTATACGATAAGGGCTTGCTGAAAATATCTAAAGCCAATCATCCTGTGATAAGCGTTGGAAACATTACAGCAGGCGGAACAGGCAAAACACCGCTTACAATTGAGCTTTGCCGTCTGCTGGTGGGAAAGGGGTATAAGCCCGCCGTTCTCACAAGGGGATACGCCTCAGATTCCGGTTTTGCTGATGAGCCGGAAGAGATAAAGCTTGCGTGTCCCTCTGCCAAGGTTTACGTAAATCCGGACAGGGCGAAGGCTGCTCGTGAGGCAGAAACGCAGTCCGGCTGCGATATCTTCATCCTCGACGACGGCTTCCAGCACAGGCGTTTAGCAAGAGATTTGGATATTGCTGCTGTTGATGCCGGCTGCCCATTCGGCTATTCAAGGCTTCTGCCGGCAGGTATGCTCAGAGAGCCGATAAAGAATATCTCCCGCGCAGACTGCATCGCTGTTACCAAATGCGAAACCGCAGGCGAGAAAGAAATTGAAAATATCCGCAGCAGAATCCGCTCTTATAACTCTTTCGCACCGATTATAAATCTCCGCCAGAGGCTGGTATGCTTCTCCTCGATGGAGGGGCAAAAATCCAAACTGAAGTCTTTGAAGGATAAGCGGGCTTTTGTATTCTGCGGCCTTGCGAGCCCGGAGAGCTTTTTGGAGAACATAAGCAGGAGCGGGATAAAAATAACAGGCAAAAAGATTTTCAAAGACCACCACATCTACACCCCCGAAGACCTCGAATTTATTCTTTCCGCCTCAGCTAATTCGGATATAATCGTGATGACTCGCAAAGACTTCATGAAGGTGAGCAGGATTGCTGATTCCCCCGGCTGGGAAGAATTCAGGCAGAAGGCAGGTTATTTTGATCTTTCTTTGGAATTCATTGATGGTTTTGGGAGACTGGAAGATTTATTAAATGAGCTCAGCAGATAA
- the rfaE2 gene encoding D-glycero-beta-D-manno-heptose 1-phosphate adenylyltransferase, with protein MSSADKKTLTSVYEKLLSLSRPKVLVVGDFMLDKYTHGDAMRISPEAPVPVLKVVKTEYKCGGAASVAADICELGAEPLCIGITGRDENGRLLRDKLGHSGADISCLAESFSRPTTCKNRLVGLAQHKHPQQLMRIDEESCRQLNSEEEQIILSCFSSKLPEADIVCLEDYGKGVLTENVCRRIIESARREGKMVVVDPPLSSDNQKFAGSNVITPNRKEACLISGVEIDSAESADEAAEIIRRQLEIDAVVITMDKDGAYLKTAQSSMLVPTVAKTVYDVAGAGDMVLSAIAVALAAGWSYELAVHLSNIAGGLEVEKFGVAAVSRAEIIEEIKKRTSPGESKIVKMEDISQLSKRLRTEGKRIVFTNGCFDIIHEGHINFLGFAKSHGDVLVLGLNSDASVKRLKGEDRPVNSENARAAVLSSLEFVDYVCIFDSDSPLEIIKAVRPNVLVKGKDWEKKGVIGSDFVKENGGEVVLADLVEGISSTAIINKVKGKGF; from the coding sequence ATGAGCTCAGCAGATAAAAAAACTCTAACCAGCGTTTATGAGAAGCTTCTAAGCCTTTCCCGCCCGAAGGTTTTGGTTGTGGGTGATTTTATGCTCGATAAATATACCCACGGCGATGCAATGCGAATAAGCCCCGAGGCCCCTGTGCCGGTTTTGAAGGTTGTGAAAACTGAATATAAATGCGGCGGGGCGGCTTCTGTAGCCGCTGATATATGCGAATTGGGCGCAGAGCCCTTATGCATCGGAATTACCGGCCGCGACGAAAACGGAAGGCTCTTGAGAGACAAACTCGGGCATTCAGGGGCAGACATCTCCTGTCTTGCAGAATCGTTCAGCAGGCCTACAACCTGCAAGAATCGCTTGGTAGGACTTGCCCAGCATAAACATCCCCAGCAGCTTATGAGGATCGATGAAGAATCCTGCCGGCAGCTAAACAGTGAGGAAGAGCAGATTATTCTAAGCTGTTTCAGCTCAAAACTCCCTGAGGCTGATATTGTCTGCCTTGAAGACTACGGTAAAGGCGTTCTAACAGAGAATGTATGCCGCAGAATAATAGAGTCTGCCCGCAGAGAGGGCAAAATGGTGGTCGTGGATCCCCCGCTTAGCAGTGATAATCAAAAATTTGCAGGCAGTAATGTAATCACCCCAAACCGCAAGGAAGCCTGTCTTATCTCTGGAGTGGAGATTGATTCTGCAGAGTCGGCCGATGAGGCCGCCGAAATAATACGCCGCCAGCTTGAAATTGATGCTGTTGTTATAACGATGGACAAAGACGGCGCATACCTCAAAACAGCTCAAAGCTCAATGCTTGTGCCTACGGTAGCCAAAACCGTGTATGATGTGGCCGGAGCGGGGGATATGGTTCTCTCGGCTATTGCTGTTGCATTGGCTGCCGGCTGGAGTTATGAGCTTGCAGTACATCTCTCGAATATCGCAGGCGGGCTTGAGGTGGAGAAATTCGGCGTTGCCGCTGTGAGCAGGGCAGAGATTATCGAAGAGATAAAAAAACGCACCTCGCCCGGCGAAAGCAAGATTGTGAAAATGGAAGATATAAGCCAACTCTCCAAAAGGCTAAGAACTGAAGGTAAAAGGATAGTGTTTACTAATGGGTGTTTTGATATTATCCACGAAGGCCACATAAATTTCCTCGGTTTTGCCAAAAGTCACGGTGATGTACTTGTCTTGGGGTTAAACAGCGATGCAAGCGTTAAGCGTTTGAAGGGCGAAGACAGACCAGTAAACAGCGAAAATGCAAGGGCAGCAGTTCTGAGCAGTCTTGAGTTTGTTGATTACGTGTGCATTTTCGATTCAGACTCGCCTCTTGAGATTATCAAGGCTGTAAGGCCGAATGTGTTGGTGAAAGGCAAAGACTGGGAGAAAAAGGGTGTTATCGGCAGCGATTTTGTGAAAGAAAACGGCGGCGAGGTTGTGCTGGCCGATTTAGTTGAGGGGATAAGCTCAACTGCTATAATAAACAAGGTAAAAGGCAAGGGTTTTTAA
- a CDS encoding D-glycero-alpha-D-manno-heptose-1,7-bisphosphate 7-phosphatase, whose protein sequence is MKNLFGDEVKLGQDEGAKDKSSASEDFDENHKIKAVFLDRDNTIISDPGYISKPEQVKLIQGAGKALRCMQQLGYKLFVVTNQSGIARGLLTEERLDEIHSRLKSLLMQEGVELEGIYYCPYHPEGELEEYRMESFERKPAPGMILQAAEEHNIALEKSWLIGDRYRDIKAGRAAGCCTILINLPGNEDKKDKSDPPPDYAAVNIKEAANIIMMYHHKKEGRHKVLDIGSIKTDSLDELPNGSSDISQIAHILERMEENILSELQRGRDVFSKWKVFAAAVQVISLVCLLIALIGVFASINWIDSVLTPLVFAAVLQLMAISAYLISKS, encoded by the coding sequence ATGAAAAATCTCTTTGGTGATGAAGTGAAATTAGGGCAGGATGAGGGGGCTAAAGATAAATCTTCGGCGAGCGAAGATTTTGATGAAAACCATAAGATTAAGGCGGTGTTTCTCGATAGAGACAACACAATCATATCCGATCCGGGCTACATATCAAAGCCTGAGCAGGTTAAGCTGATTCAGGGAGCAGGCAAGGCTCTTCGCTGCATGCAGCAGCTTGGATACAAGCTTTTCGTTGTTACAAATCAGTCCGGAATAGCAAGGGGCCTCCTAACTGAAGAAAGGCTTGATGAAATCCACAGCAGGCTGAAAAGCCTCCTTATGCAGGAAGGCGTGGAGCTGGAGGGTATCTACTACTGCCCATACCATCCTGAAGGCGAGCTGGAGGAATACAGGATGGAGAGTTTCGAGAGAAAACCGGCTCCCGGAATGATTCTTCAGGCCGCAGAAGAACACAATATCGCCCTCGAAAAATCATGGCTTATCGGCGATAGATACAGGGACATAAAAGCAGGGCGAGCCGCAGGATGCTGTACAATACTAATTAATTTGCCGGGAAACGAAGACAAGAAAGATAAATCAGACCCGCCTCCCGATTATGCGGCAGTAAACATAAAAGAGGCAGCTAATATCATTATGATGTACCACCATAAGAAAGAAGGAAGGCATAAAGTTTTGGATATAGGCAGCATAAAGACAGACAGTTTGGATGAGCTCCCGAATGGAAGCTCGGACATCTCTCAAATTGCTCACATTTTGGAGAGGATGGAGGAAAATATTCTCAGCGAGCTTCAGAGAGGCAGGGACGTCTTCAGCAAATGGAAGGTTTTCGCCGCTGCGGTACAGGTTATAAGTTTAGTTTGCCTTTTGATTGCCCTGATTGGGGTGTTTGCAAGCATAAACTGGATTGATTCGGTTTTAACGCCCCTTGTTTTTGCTGCAGTGCTTCAGCTTATGGCGATATCGGCCTATCTGATAAGTAAAAGCTGA
- a CDS encoding MlaE family ABC transporter permease, protein MKNDSEKYVYFSGDELIILLPDVVDKSLAGDLYRKFQFQTASKTPSRIVINSSDGFHCHSAGKAFVSLIKKYCCRNDLELNDQNLACRVDDLIKDCPSEEVHEQPSRVFREFIEGFGKGFCSYLSSITSKIEYYGRVFASLAGLLKNPKIFRWSDFFRIVESAAVNSFGICMLIGFLFGLILSFQSATSMKQFGAEIYVASLVSLTLFRVMGPFIAAILFSARSGTAFAAELGTMKINEEIDALKTFGLGPVPFLVLPRVLTGTLFVPLLTLYTSLFGLVGMSLVMRSMGYPFEVIFDQVTMLTGLSDFAQGMFKALVYGFETAAIGCLSGLNTQTGSKAVGDAATRAVVSGVVAIVLTEGVFSVIFYLLEI, encoded by the coding sequence ATGAAAAATGACAGTGAAAAATATGTATATTTCTCAGGTGATGAGCTGATTATCTTGCTGCCTGATGTGGTGGATAAATCGCTGGCTGGTGATTTGTATAGAAAATTTCAGTTTCAGACCGCCTCAAAAACACCCTCGAGAATCGTAATAAACAGCAGTGACGGTTTTCACTGCCATAGTGCGGGGAAGGCTTTTGTTTCTTTAATCAAGAAATACTGCTGCCGAAATGATTTAGAACTCAACGACCAGAATCTCGCGTGCAGAGTGGATGATTTAATCAAAGACTGCCCCAGCGAGGAAGTGCATGAGCAGCCCAGCAGAGTCTTCAGGGAATTCATTGAGGGTTTCGGTAAGGGGTTCTGCAGCTATTTGAGCTCAATAACAAGTAAAATTGAGTATTATGGAAGAGTTTTTGCCTCGCTTGCAGGGCTTTTAAAGAATCCGAAAATTTTCAGATGGTCTGATTTCTTCAGAATAGTAGAAAGCGCGGCAGTGAATTCGTTCGGAATATGTATGCTGATAGGCTTTCTCTTCGGGCTTATTCTCTCGTTCCAGTCTGCAACATCAATGAAGCAGTTCGGGGCGGAGATTTATGTTGCAAGCCTCGTATCTCTAACGCTTTTCCGCGTGATGGGGCCGTTTATAGCTGCAATTTTGTTCTCTGCAAGGAGCGGTACGGCCTTCGCCGCAGAGCTGGGGACGATGAAGATCAACGAGGAAATAGATGCACTGAAAACTTTCGGGCTCGGGCCAGTGCCCTTCCTTGTATTGCCCAGAGTTCTAACCGGCACCCTCTTCGTTCCCCTTCTAACTCTCTACACCAGCCTTTTCGGGCTTGTAGGGATGAGCTTGGTAATGCGGTCGATGGGCTATCCGTTTGAAGTAATCTTCGATCAGGTAACAATGCTTACCGGACTGTCTGATTTCGCCCAAGGGATGTTCAAGGCTCTCGTGTATGGATTTGAAACCGCTGCGATCGGATGCTTGAGCGGCCTGAACACCCAGACAGGCAGCAAGGCTGTAGGCGACGCTGCTACAAGGGCAGTGGTCAGCGGTGTGGTTGCTATTGTGCTCACCGAAGGCGTATTTTCTGTAATATTTTATTTGCTGGAGATATAG
- a CDS encoding ATP-binding cassette domain-containing protein → MAMSETVASVNNLTSGYFGQTVLENVSFDVHRGEIFIILGGSGCGKSTLLKHMIGLYKPYSGNVLIMGEDISAAGEQDFKNLVKYFGVMYQNGALFGSMNVLENLRLPLEIYTALPKELMNEICISKLSLVGLETSYNLMPSELSGGMKKRAAIARAMVLDPDILFLDEPGAGLDPITSAELDNLILTLSRKTGITFIVVSHELDSIFTIADRVIMLDKSVKGIIAEGSPEELKNNSQNPLVQNFFNRIAASAKE, encoded by the coding sequence ATAGCCATGTCTGAGACAGTAGCGAGCGTAAATAATCTAACCTCAGGATACTTCGGCCAGACTGTGCTGGAGAATGTAAGCTTTGATGTGCACAGAGGCGAGATTTTCATTATCCTCGGCGGGTCCGGCTGCGGGAAAAGCACCCTCTTAAAGCATATGATAGGCCTGTATAAGCCCTACAGCGGGAATGTGCTGATAATGGGAGAAGATATATCCGCAGCAGGCGAGCAGGACTTCAAAAACCTTGTAAAATATTTCGGCGTGATGTATCAGAACGGGGCACTGTTCGGTTCTATGAACGTTTTGGAGAATCTGCGACTGCCTCTGGAGATATATACAGCTCTCCCAAAGGAGCTGATGAACGAAATCTGCATCTCAAAGCTGTCGCTGGTAGGCCTTGAGACGAGCTACAATCTAATGCCCTCCGAGCTTTCAGGCGGGATGAAGAAAAGAGCGGCCATAGCAAGGGCGATGGTGCTCGATCCTGACATCCTTTTTCTTGATGAACCAGGCGCAGGGCTTGATCCAATAACAAGCGCTGAACTCGATAATCTCATCTTAACCCTTTCACGCAAAACCGGCATAACATTTATCGTTGTATCACACGAACTTGACAGCATTTTTACGATAGCAGACAGGGTAATTATGCTTGATAAAAGCGTTAAAGGGATTATTGCCGAGGGAAGCCCTGAAGAGCTCAAAAATAATTCTCAAAATCCCCTTGTACAGAATTTTTTCAATCGAATTGCTGCATCTGCAAAAGAATGA
- a CDS encoding peptide chain release factor family protein codes for MITFPVTQKKADALRRRMKQCGLEETDFEEKFIRSSGPGGQKTNKTASCVYLLHKPTGTEVKCEKERSQGLNRYYARKFMCEQIEAKTEGLKSKEQIKTEKIRKQKKRRKRRTAAKHNPDQQNHS; via the coding sequence ATGATTACGTTTCCGGTTACACAAAAAAAGGCCGATGCCCTGCGAAGGAGAATGAAGCAGTGCGGGCTTGAAGAGACAGATTTCGAGGAGAAGTTTATCCGTTCCTCAGGGCCGGGAGGTCAGAAAACCAACAAAACCGCCTCCTGCGTTTATCTGCTCCACAAACCTACCGGTACAGAAGTGAAGTGCGAAAAGGAAAGAAGCCAGGGGCTCAATCGCTACTATGCACGAAAGTTTATGTGTGAGCAGATTGAGGCTAAAACCGAGGGCCTTAAAAGCAAAGAGCAGATAAAAACTGAAAAAATCCGCAAGCAAAAGAAGCGAAGAAAAAGGCGAACAGCCGCTAAACACAACCCAGATCAGCAAAATCATTCCTAA